The sequence TACCGCGGGGTGCGTGCTCGCGCTCGGGTGGCGGGTGCGTTTCGTTTGCAAGTTGTAAAGCGGCGGCGATTCGGGCCAAGTCGCGGGCATGCGCCCGCTCGTCGTCTCGATTCTCGCCGCTTGCCTTCTCACGGTTGTGCCCGCCCGCGCCGCGCCGGGCGACCGGCTCGAGGGCGTCGCCTCCCGCATCGTCGACGGCGACACGCTCGACCTCGGCAGCGGCGCGGGCGCCGTGCGCATCCGCCTCTTCGGCATCGACGCGCCGGAGGCGGGCCAGACCTGCCGCGGCGCGAGCGGCAGCGCCTACGATTGCGGCCGGGCGGCCACGCGTCGGCTCGCGGAGCTGGCGGCGGGGGAGCGGCTCGTCTGCGAGGAGCGCGACCGCGACCGCTACGAGCGCATCGTCGCGATCTGCCGGCTCGGCCGGATGAACCTGAACCACGTCCTCGTGCGCGAGGGGCTCGCCTACGCCTATCGGGAGTACAGCGACCGCTACGTCGAGGCGGAGGTCGCGGCCCGGCGCGAGGAGCTCGGCGTCTTCGCCGGCGCTTCCGTCCCGCCCTGGGAGCACCGCCGCGGCGGCGGGCTCGACGTGGCCGAGGCCGGGCCGAACGGCTGCGTCATCAAGGGCAACGTCTCCCGCTCCGGCCGGCGGCTCTACCACACGCCGGAGAGCCCGGACTGGGCCCGCACCCGCATCGATCTCTCCAGGGGCGAGCGCTGGTTCTGCGACGAGCGCGAGGCCCGCGCGGCGGGGTGGGTGAAGGCGCATCGGTGAGGCGGCCTCCCGCCGCGCCCCCGGAACCTCCCGCCGGGCGCTCCGTTCCCGTCCCGATCTCACGGACAGGAGCACGCCCCATGACCCGCCTGAAGCCGCTCGACGAGCAGACGATCGTCCTCACCGGCGCCACGAGCGGCATCGGCCTCGTCACCGCGCGGCGCCTCGCGGCGCACGGCGCCAACCTCGTGATCGCCGCGCGCAACGGGGATGCGCTGGAGGGGCTCGCGCGGGAGCTGCGCGAGGGCGGGGCGCGAGTGGCGACCTGCGTCGCCGACGTCGGCGAGGAGCGCGACGTCGGCCGCATCGCCGACCAGGCGATCCGCACCTACGGCGGTTTCGACACCTGGATCAACAATGCGGGCGTGGCCATCTACGGGCGCATCGACGAGGTCTCCGTCGAGGACATGCGTCGGCTGTTCGACACGAACTACTGGGGCACCGTCTACGGCTGCCTCGCCGCCGTGCGGCATTTCGAGAAACGCCGCGGGCCGGGCAAGATCGTCAACATCGGCTCGGTCCTGGGCGATCGCGCCATCCCGCTCCAGGGCCCGTATTCGGCCTCCAAGTCCGCGATCCGCGGCTTCACCGAGGCGCTTCGGATGGAGATGGACGCGATCGACGCGCCTGTCTCGATCACGCTGATCAAGCCCTCCGCCATCAACACGCCCTATCGCGAGCACGCCAGGAACTATCTCGACCGCGCGCCGATGAACCCGCCGCCGGTCTACGCGCCCGAGACGGTGGCCCGCGCGATCCTCCACGCCTGCGAGCACGACGCGCGCGATCTCGTCGTCGGCGGCGGCGGGCGAGCGATCGCCGCCGCCTCCAGCCTCGCCCCGCGCATGGCGGACCGGGTCATGGCGCGGGTCATGCCGCGGCTGCAGAAGACGAGCGAGCCGCACGATCCCCGCAGCGGCGACAGCCTCTACCGCCACGGCCGGGACGGCGCCGAGCGCAGCACCTATCCCTACACGTCGAACACGGCCGCCTATACCGAGGCGGTCATGCACCCGGCGCTCACCACCGCCGCCCTCGCCGCCGCCGGCGCGGGGCTCGCGGCGCTCGTCTACGCCCGCGGCGAGGGCGGATCACGGCCGGCGACCGGCCCGCGTGGGCGGCGCCCGCACGCCGTGATGCACCGGCGCTGAGGGTCAGCGCAGCCAGGCTGCGTAGCGCGGCTCCCTCTCCCGCATGTCCTCGTAGAGCCACACCATGCGATCGAGGAACCAGAGCTTGCCGGCATAGACCAGCGCCATGCCGAAGGCGGTGGGCCAGGGTTCGAGCGCCCACAGGCCCCACGCCAGGAAGGGCACGCCCGCGGCCGAGACCGCGGCGAGGCGGTGCGCCATCCGCACGTGATGCGCGGGCACGGGGATCGTCTCGCGGGCGAGGAGCACGCGCTCGCCGAAAGTGGCTTTCGAGGCCCAGGTGTCGGTCGAGCGCGGGCGCGGCGCGAGGCGGGGGTTGGCCCAG comes from Salinarimonas sp. and encodes:
- a CDS encoding DUF6653 family protein: MDLYKASERLMAMDEAAWERHAHPISVYSRMILGLPLAVLAIWSRAWIGWWALAALAAVALFVWANPRLAPRPRSTDTWASKATFGERVLLARETIPVPAHHVRMAHRLAAVSAAGVPFLAWGLWALEPWPTAFGMALVYAGKLWFLDRMVWLYEDMREREPRYAAWLR
- a CDS encoding thermonuclease family protein; translated protein: MRPLVVSILAACLLTVVPARAAPGDRLEGVASRIVDGDTLDLGSGAGAVRIRLFGIDAPEAGQTCRGASGSAYDCGRAATRRLAELAAGERLVCEERDRDRYERIVAICRLGRMNLNHVLVREGLAYAYREYSDRYVEAEVAARREELGVFAGASVPPWEHRRGGGLDVAEAGPNGCVIKGNVSRSGRRLYHTPESPDWARTRIDLSRGERWFCDEREARAAGWVKAHR
- a CDS encoding SDR family oxidoreductase, giving the protein MTRLKPLDEQTIVLTGATSGIGLVTARRLAAHGANLVIAARNGDALEGLARELREGGARVATCVADVGEERDVGRIADQAIRTYGGFDTWINNAGVAIYGRIDEVSVEDMRRLFDTNYWGTVYGCLAAVRHFEKRRGPGKIVNIGSVLGDRAIPLQGPYSASKSAIRGFTEALRMEMDAIDAPVSITLIKPSAINTPYREHARNYLDRAPMNPPPVYAPETVARAILHACEHDARDLVVGGGGRAIAAASSLAPRMADRVMARVMPRLQKTSEPHDPRSGDSLYRHGRDGAERSTYPYTSNTAAYTEAVMHPALTTAALAAAGAGLAALVYARGEGGSRPATGPRGRRPHAVMHRR